One Brachionichthys hirsutus isolate HB-005 unplaced genomic scaffold, CSIRO-AGI_Bhir_v1 contig_1444, whole genome shotgun sequence DNA segment encodes these proteins:
- the cisha gene encoding cytokine-inducible SH2-containing protein isoform X2: MILCVACPRAPLPTPPPTEAPRGMRAGTVSPTQCLHSPPLWDPTKDLRAIAKNFCYLENSGWYWGAVTAAQAHAALQEASEGAFLVRDSSHPLYMLTLSVRTARGPTSIRIQYSSAQFLLDSVPPAQPSLSSFPSVPSLVQFYMGSRRTVEDGKVKQEAPAKPSRQTVQDASVVLKLRRALYKPQGPPSLQHLTRLAINRRAERPGQLPLPGPLLHYLQDYPFKV; the protein is encoded by the exons ATGATTCTTTGTGTAGCTTG TCCTAGAGCTCCCCTGCCCACGCCTCCCCCCACTGAAGCCCCGCGGGGCATGCGGGCAGGAACCGTATCCCCGACACAATGCCTTCACAGCCCCCCCCTGTGGGACCCCACCAAGGACCTGCGGGCGATCGCCAAGAACTTCTGCTATCTAGAGAACTCAG GGTGGTACTGGGGGGCCGTTACTGCCGCCCAGGCGCACGCCGCgctccaggaggcatctgaaggAGCGTTTTTGGTGCGGGACAGCAGCCACCCTCTCTACATGCTGACCCTCTCCGTTCGGACCGCGCGGGGTCCCACCAGCATACGGATCCAGTACAGCAGCGCCCAGTTTCTGCTGGACTCCGTCCCCCCCGCCCAGCCCAgcctctcctccttccccagCGTGCCCAGCCTGGTGCAGTTCTACATGGGATCCAGGAGGACGGTCGAAGACGGGAAGGTGAAGCAGGAAGCTCCCGCCAAACCCTCTCGGCAGACGGTCCAGGATGCGTCCGTCGTACTGAAACTGAGGCGCGCCTTGTACAAGCCGCAGGGCCCGCCCTCCTTGCAGCACCTCACTCGCCTCGCCATCAACAGACGCGCCGAGCGCCCCGGCCAGCTGCCGCTCCCCGGGCCTCTGCTGCATTACCTTCAGGACTACCCGTTCAAGGTGTGA
- the cisha gene encoding cytokine-inducible SH2-containing protein isoform X1 — MILCVACPRAPLPTPPPTEAPRGMRAGTVSPTQCLHSPPLWDPTKDLRAIAKNFCYLENSGTTRTPSQHLEPLNRSERLTPRCLCAGWYWGAVTAAQAHAALQEASEGAFLVRDSSHPLYMLTLSVRTARGPTSIRIQYSSAQFLLDSVPPAQPSLSSFPSVPSLVQFYMGSRRTVEDGKVKQEAPAKPSRQTVQDASVVLKLRRALYKPQGPPSLQHLTRLAINRRAERPGQLPLPGPLLHYLQDYPFKV; from the exons ATGATTCTTTGTGTAGCTTG TCCTAGAGCTCCCCTGCCCACGCCTCCCCCCACTGAAGCCCCGCGGGGCATGCGGGCAGGAACCGTATCCCCGACACAATGCCTTCACAGCCCCCCCCTGTGGGACCCCACCAAGGACCTGCGGGCGATCGCCAAGAACTTCTGCTATCTAGAGAACTCAGGTACAACAAGAACACCCTCCCAACATTTAGAGCCACTGAACCGATCAGAGCGACTAACACCCAGGTGTCTGTGTGCAGGGTGGTACTGGGGGGCCGTTACTGCCGCCCAGGCGCACGCCGCgctccaggaggcatctgaaggAGCGTTTTTGGTGCGGGACAGCAGCCACCCTCTCTACATGCTGACCCTCTCCGTTCGGACCGCGCGGGGTCCCACCAGCATACGGATCCAGTACAGCAGCGCCCAGTTTCTGCTGGACTCCGTCCCCCCCGCCCAGCCCAgcctctcctccttccccagCGTGCCCAGCCTGGTGCAGTTCTACATGGGATCCAGGAGGACGGTCGAAGACGGGAAGGTGAAGCAGGAAGCTCCCGCCAAACCCTCTCGGCAGACGGTCCAGGATGCGTCCGTCGTACTGAAACTGAGGCGCGCCTTGTACAAGCCGCAGGGCCCGCCCTCCTTGCAGCACCTCACTCGCCTCGCCATCAACAGACGCGCCGAGCGCCCCGGCCAGCTGCCGCTCCCCGGGCCTCTGCTGCATTACCTTCAGGACTACCCGTTCAAGGTGTGA